The Silene latifolia isolate original U9 population chromosome Y, ASM4854445v1, whole genome shotgun sequence sequence AATGCAGTTCTATGTCCTATCGTTGTGAGATGGATATTAGTAATTCTATGTTTGTATGGCAAATATATAGGTTATAATGGCATTACTACATTAGATATTGTGAGTATGGTTAGTAAGTAGTTGTACACATATACATGTATAATTACGTACAACTTTGGTGAGATACCATCTATATAggattaaaataccctttaacGAGGATCCATTATAAAGATTTTTTGGAATTGAATCATTAAAAGCTACTTCCTCACAAAATATCACCATTAATGTTAAATCTAATATTTGGTTTACATAGAGGAGAAGGTCTTTTTTCACATAAACATTCTATGGAATCTAACATCTATTTAGCGGATAGCCTAATTGTCCAATTTTTAGCACAGAGAATATTTAGTAGAGCACTGTGATTTTTAGTTGTTGCTTAGGCATACATATTTCCAAAAGCTAATTCATCGTCCATTGGACTTTAGATTATAGCAGCTATCACATCTGGCAACTGAACAACTGAGCTGGGATTTCATCACCAAATAGCGATGGTCCAATCAAAGCTGAGGTAACGCATTTTTCACATGGTAGCGCTATGCATAGTAAGGCGTAGATAATGTATAGGAAGTGTGTAGCTCCAGGTGCACAGCGTCAGTGTTGCTTGTTTATTCAAAGCCTATTGTAAAATACAAGTAAAAACCCTTAATATTCGCTGTGATTAAATTCCTAACAATAATCCGTCAAGAGATGTAATGTTCAGGTAGGAAGTCAGCAGCAGTAGTTTACCTTTAAGTGGTAGTAGGTGATAAAATTCCGGCAAGGGTTAGAGCTTCATATGATACGACGTTCCTGACGAAGGTAGCGGGAACTGTTTGTGGGCCTGGTGTTGCGACAACTGTAACTTGTTTTGCTTTCCGCACTCTGTATAGTGCGACATATAGCTGCCCATGAGAGAAACACGGGCGAGGTAGGTACACAGCTACCTGACTTAAAGTTTGACCTTGACACTTGTTGACTGTCATTGCAAAGCTGAGCTTTAATGGAAACTGGTTCCTCTGGAATTGAAAAGGATAGTTAGCTGAAGGAGCTGGGCGGAGTTTGATCTGTGGTATCAGCACGATGTCTCCCCTATTTTGCCCAGTCATAATGACACATTAAATTTTGTTTGGTAAAAACCTCTTGCATATCAGTCGTGTGCCATTGCATAAGCCAAATGATGGCTGGAGGTTCCGAATCAGAATAACAGGGCAATTTTCTTCAAGTATAAGTTTGTGAGGACTCATTCCCCCAGGATTCAATTTGTTGATGAACTCAACAGGATAGACTGCACAAGTGTCATCTAACATTGAATCGTGACTTGTGTACGTTACAGATTGCCCAGGGAACTGGTCAATTAGAGCGTCATTAATGGCATCAACATCGTCATTTAAGGGTGTTAAAATAGCTCGATCTGTAAATAGGTTGGAGTCAAATGTCCCAAGTTCTAATTCTGGAAATGCAAGTGCCGCTAAATCAGCAATTGGATTTGGATTTAACTGGTCCAGAACTCTGACAATACCGTCTGGTAGTTCAATGCTCTCAAATTATTTTGTCTGTAACTCGCCATTGCCAAGTGCAAGTAAAAACTTTGCAAATTCAGGATCATCTTTAGCACGGAGTTTTTCAGTCAGGCTAAACTTAATAAGCCTTGGCCAGAGGTGTGAGCTGAACAAACTCGCTTATACGACTTCGTGCTGTGATTTTCGAGGTAGAATAGGAACTGTTTGCCGAAAGTCACCTCCGAATACAACTACCTTTCCCCCAAAAAGATGGTTTGGGTCACATAAGTCTCGAAGAAGATGGTCTAGAGACTCAATATTCTGGCGCTTTGACATTGAAGCCTCGTCCCAAATTATCAAGCTT is a genomic window containing:
- the LOC141630545 gene encoding uncharacterized protein LOC141630545, which gives rise to MLDDTCAVYPVEFINKLNPGGMSPHKLILEENCPVILIRNLQPSFGLCNGTRLICKRGDIVLIPQIKLRPAPSANYPFQFQRNQFPLKLSFAMTVNKCQGQTLSQVAVYLPRPCFSHGQLYVALYRVRKAKQVTVVATPGPQTVPATFVRNVVSYEALTLAGILSPTTT